One stretch of Glycine soja cultivar W05 chromosome 7, ASM419377v2, whole genome shotgun sequence DNA includes these proteins:
- the LOC114420613 gene encoding uncharacterized protein LOC114420613, which yields MPSLYDRTTKLEETLAQFMQVSMSNQESMESAIKNLEVQVGQLAKQLAERPSNSFTKNMEKNPKEECKVVMTRSRTTIQAEEGRADQKVVEIERKKGKSEANIEKKKEATPIEGKEVPYPLVPSRKDKERHLAKFLDIFKKLEITFPFGEALQQMPLYAKFLKDVLTKKNRYIHSDTIVVEGNCSVVIQRILPPKHKDPGVVTIPCSIGEVVVGKALIDLVASINLMPLSMYRRLGELEIMPICMTLQLADRSIIRIEDVLGEG from the exons ATGCCAAGTCTCTATGACCGAACCacgaagctggaagagactctagctcaattCATGCAAGTGTCAATGTCTAACCAAGAGAGCATGGAGTCTGCAATTAAGAATCTGGAAGTTCAGGTGGGCCAGCTTGCAAAGCAGTTAGCTGAAAGACCATCCAATAGCTTTACAAAAAACATGGAGAAAAATCCTAAGGAAGAGTGTAAAGTTGTGATGACTAGAAGCAGAACGACGATTCAAGCTGAGGAAGGAAGAGCTGATCAGAAG gttgTTGAGATTGAGAGGAAGAAGGGCAAGAGTGAGGCCAacatagaaaagaagaaagaggctaCTCCTATTGAAGGCAAGGAGGTACCTTATCCATTGGTACCCTCCCGGAAAGATAAAGAGCGTCATTTGGCCaaatttcttgatatcttcaagaaattggaaATTACTTTTCCTTTTGGAGAAGCACTTCAGcaaatgcccctctatgccaaatttttgaaGGATGTGCTAACAAAGAAGAATCGATACATACATAGTGACACAATAGTTGTGGAAGGTAATTGTAGTGTTGTCATTCAACgcatccttccacccaagcacaaagatcctggagtTGTCACGATACCGTGTTCTATCGGTGAGGTTGTTGTAGGCAAGGCTCTCATAGATCTGGTagctagtatcaatttaatgcctctctccatgtATCGGCGACTTGGAGAGCTAGAAATAATGCCCATATGCATGACCCTCCAGTTAGCTGACCGCTCCATCATAaggattgaagatgttttgggtGAAGGTTAA